A window of the Mucilaginibacter sp. cycad4 genome harbors these coding sequences:
- the mnmE gene encoding tRNA uridine-5-carboxymethylaminomethyl(34) synthesis GTPase MnmE translates to MTDNTDTIVALATPNGVGAIAVIRLSGANAINIANSVFKGKDLSKQASHTIHFGSIADGDLTLDEVLVSVFVGPRSYTRENVVEISCHASGYIIESIIKLFIKKGARSAKPGEFTLRAFLNGQLDLSQAEAVADLIASNSKASQQVALQQLRGGFSTQLQALREQLVNFASLIELELDFAEEDVEFANRAQLKQLIHEIAKIVGRLIQSFELGNAIKNGVNTVIAGRPNAGKSTLLNALLNEERAIVSHIPGTTRDTIEEVLNIQGINFRLIDTAGIREATDAIEQIGVQRTMEKISQSALLVYVFDAAEITIEDLNNDIASLQKPGVTMLVVANKADLLNKPESQKVGKSERSFADLFANYGFDEHDLSTSAIPDFRTFGLPDIIFISAKEKSHIDELKHKIYSSAVKDQLSGDETLVTNIRHLEALQKTEEALVRVLGGIDGSITSDFLSMDIKQGLHYLGEITGVVTTDDLLENIFSKFCIGK, encoded by the coding sequence ATGACAGATAATACCGATACTATAGTTGCCCTTGCCACACCGAACGGGGTGGGCGCCATAGCAGTGATCCGCCTTTCAGGCGCTAATGCCATAAACATAGCAAATAGCGTATTTAAAGGCAAAGACCTGAGCAAACAGGCATCACACACTATTCATTTCGGCAGTATTGCCGATGGCGACTTGACTTTGGACGAGGTGCTGGTATCGGTGTTTGTTGGTCCGCGGTCATATACCCGCGAAAATGTGGTTGAGATTTCGTGCCATGCTTCAGGTTATATTATTGAAAGTATTATCAAATTGTTTATCAAAAAAGGCGCACGCTCAGCCAAACCCGGCGAATTTACTTTAAGGGCCTTCCTGAACGGCCAGCTTGATCTGAGCCAGGCCGAAGCTGTTGCCGATCTGATCGCTTCCAACTCTAAAGCATCGCAGCAGGTGGCCCTGCAGCAGCTCCGTGGCGGCTTCAGTACACAGTTGCAGGCCCTGCGTGAGCAACTGGTAAACTTTGCCTCGCTCATTGAGCTGGAACTTGATTTTGCTGAAGAAGATGTGGAGTTTGCCAATCGTGCCCAGTTGAAACAATTGATCCATGAAATTGCCAAAATCGTAGGCCGGCTTATCCAATCTTTCGAGTTAGGAAATGCTATTAAAAACGGTGTAAATACAGTAATAGCAGGCAGACCTAATGCCGGTAAATCAACCCTGCTTAACGCCCTGCTTAATGAAGAGCGTGCCATAGTGAGCCACATCCCTGGTACCACAAGAGATACGATTGAGGAGGTACTGAATATCCAGGGCATTAATTTCAGGCTTATTGATACCGCCGGGATCCGCGAAGCTACCGATGCCATTGAACAGATAGGGGTACAACGTACTATGGAAAAGATCAGCCAGTCGGCCTTGTTGGTTTATGTTTTTGATGCTGCGGAGATTACTATCGAAGACCTGAACAATGATATTGCCAGCCTGCAAAAGCCCGGAGTTACCATGCTGGTGGTAGCCAATAAAGCCGATCTGCTGAATAAGCCGGAAAGTCAGAAAGTCGGAAAGTCTGAAAGAAGCTTCGCTGACTTATTTGCTAATTACGGTTTTGATGAGCACGATTTATCCACTTCTGCAATCCCCGACTTCCGGACTTTCGGACTTCCGGACATTATTTTTATTTCGGCCAAAGAAAAAAGCCATATTGATGAGCTAAAGCACAAAATTTATTCATCGGCAGTAAAAGACCAGCTTAGCGGCGATGAAACGCTGGTGACCAATATTCGCCACCTGGAAGCCCTGCAAAAAACTGAAGAAGCACTTGTAAGGGTGTTGGGCGGTATAGATGGCAGTATCACTTCAGATTTCCTGTCGATGGATATTAAGCAGGGACTTCACTATTTGGGTGAGATCACGGGAGTGGTTACTACTGATGATTTGCTGGAGAATATATTTAGTAAGTTTTGTATCGGAAAATAG
- a CDS encoding nucleoid-associated protein yields the protein MVTFFEASLETISVHHVGNQSQEEMYALSEQPLELKDEIIPNLLMQYFLKPFEKANEVYHLTHSSGDLGLNELHHFATQVFDDNTKFHEASEQIARHLYKVTVHPNIKGGELYVVYFNKVQIEGNPLDAIGIFKSENKETYLKVYPDKGGFQVDYEQDAININKLDKGVLIFNIEKENGYKVVVVDKTNSGQEAAMYWKDQFLQLKIRNDSFNQTNNTLGIYKNFITEKIDEEFEMSKADKIDLLNRSMKYFKEKETFDMEEFSNEVIGNEQAIESFKTFKNQYEQEFDSPIADNFVISENAVKKQARVYKSVLKLDKNFHIYIHGDKELIEKGFDDGRAMNYYKVYFKEEA from the coding sequence ATGGTAACTTTTTTTGAAGCTTCGCTCGAAACCATTTCGGTGCATCATGTCGGTAACCAATCGCAGGAAGAGATGTACGCCCTTTCTGAACAACCGTTGGAATTAAAGGATGAGATCATCCCCAACCTGCTTATGCAGTATTTTCTGAAACCTTTTGAAAAGGCTAACGAGGTTTATCACCTAACGCACAGCAGTGGTGATTTGGGACTGAACGAGTTGCACCACTTTGCTACGCAGGTGTTTGACGATAACACCAAATTCCACGAGGCATCTGAGCAAATAGCGAGACATTTGTACAAGGTTACCGTTCACCCCAACATCAAAGGCGGTGAGCTTTATGTGGTGTATTTTAACAAAGTTCAAATAGAAGGCAACCCGCTGGATGCCATTGGTATCTTCAAATCAGAAAATAAGGAAACCTACCTCAAAGTGTACCCGGACAAAGGCGGTTTCCAGGTTGATTACGAACAGGATGCCATCAACATCAACAAGCTGGACAAAGGTGTGCTGATCTTCAACATCGAAAAAGAAAACGGATATAAGGTAGTGGTGGTTGATAAAACCAACAGCGGCCAGGAAGCGGCCATGTACTGGAAAGATCAGTTTTTACAACTGAAGATCCGTAATGACAGCTTCAACCAAACCAACAATACCCTTGGCATTTACAAAAACTTCATCACCGAAAAAATTGACGAAGAATTTGAGATGAGCAAAGCCGATAAGATCGACCTGCTGAACCGCTCCATGAAATATTTCAAGGAAAAAGAAACCTTTGATATGGAAGAGTTTTCGAATGAAGTGATTGGTAACGAACAGGCCATTGAATCGTTCAAAACTTTCAAAAACCAGTACGAGCAGGAGTTTGACAGCCCTATTGCCGATAATTTTGTGATATCAGAAAATGCTGTAAAAAAACAGGCTCGTGTTTACAAAAGCGTCCTTAAACTTGATAAAAACTTCCACATCTATATTCATGGCGATAAGGAGTTAATTGAGAAAGGCTTTGATGATGGCCGGGCGATGAATTATTATAAGGTTTATTTTAAGGAAGAAGCATAA